attttccttttatgttcTACCTCATTGTTTTTTATGATCAAATCAATTATTATGTTCAATTTTAGTTATCTGCATGTTGTGCTTCTGTAAGATAAAAGAGTACAAGATGTGCTCTAACGCCTTGTGTAAGATAAAGAATACAAGATAAGATATGCTCCATGGGCTAATCAATACCTACAAATTTTTGAGCTGTGCTGTTGGGATTTTTTAGTTATCAAAAGGACAAGAGGACAAGCTGCATATAATTGTTTCAAGTTTGTTTTAGCACATTATTCTGTCCTTAGCCTGCATAATGGAGTAGATAGAGGCGTGTtacaaatctaaaataaatgataaaaatgccCCCATCTCTTACGACATAATCTTTTAGATGAGCGTTACATGCTTCATAGAATAGCTTCTTAGTAATAGTGTCATTGTTTGGCTAAcagtttttacttttttatccTGCAGCACTGACAGAGGCCATTGACATGTAAGTTCATCTGGCATTGCTTTGTGTCCTGCTTTCCTTCCTTCGTACCCCTATCCCTCTCATACTCTTTTTTCTGAAAACTTACAGATACAGTGAATGGATTGACGAGTGCGAACGTGTGAACAACCTTGAAGACGATGATGGTTCTTAGGTTCTAGTGACTCTGCTTTAGTTGTGTAGGCAGTAGCCTGAGATGATCTAAAGCCGACTTTAGCTTTGATGTTAGTTCTGTTgatatttctatgtttcatTACTAAAGTTGTACTTGAAGTTGCAAAAGCCTCTTGGGTTTGATAAATAAGCTCCATGTGTGACAGGCTTTCTATGttcaaataatttgaaatagattaacgtgaattatattatgaatgtgCTATTACAGGTCGTGTGAGATTGAATTTTACTCCATATGATCTAGTAGATTTCAACCAGGGCAACTAATATTCAAAGCTTACTAATAATCAACAACTTATTCATGCCTGTGCTATGTACCATCATCGATAGGAAACTTGGTTCAAATATAAAGATGGATACACAAGTTGGTTAAGAAAAACTAATGTAATTATTAGGGCAATAAATCCAATGAACCATTTGTCATAACGAAAATGGTAGCGTCACGTTTGGTTGAACAAGCGAAATCAATAGCTTcttattttttggttttaattgaagctagaaattatttttttctaaaaaaatcaaaaaacacATGTAAATAAGTGatatgttataaattatttcaaattaaatactGCTCTTGAGGTTGACTATTTACacgtattattttttttggaatagaGAAGAATTTGACGTAAATTATGTGACTGATAAACGATTTGATGAACAGAAACATCTTCGTAAATCATAAGTGATCAGAGAGTAGATTTCGAAGTATTATTTTATCTACCATTTAGTTGTAGCATTTACTGAACTTCATAGTAGTATTGTATCGTTCTATTAAAAAccattcattatttttttttccaaaatagaAATGTAATATTGAATTACTATCTAACATTGACAGATGGTCATAAAGATATCCTTGTTTGTCCCTATGCCTTGGCACATAAATTTTTGACAAGGAGgagcttttagttatttcaagCCATGTTGCTATTACCAAGACAGCGCAAGATCCTAATTGGACTCTATTTCTAATTTTTGGCTCGGTTGCTTCCTAAATGGGCATAACAGAATCCGTCGAAAGATAAGTTGGTCTCTTTTCGGAAATGATAAAACCTACTATCTGTTGTAGTTAATCATGTCTTTACTGTCGATAAAAGACGTTACTTCATTTACTTTATCACATCCATGGATACTTTATACACCAAAAATAATCCAACATATTACCAATTTATAAGCATTTCACTTACTAGTGCGAAGTTGCACACCGGGTAGAACTCTCAAACCATGCATATGAAACTGTCATTCCTATGTAAGTCATAACTACGATGAAAGTCAGGTGAAAACAGAGGCAGATCAGTATGATCATTCCTTGTCGTCACTGAATCCAGACACAAAAACCATTAACTGCAGTCACTTTCATAACTTGGCTGATATGTAAAGTTAACTGAACAAGTAAACAGGGATTATCCACCTCATCTTCAAGCAGTTAAAAATGCTTCGAGGTTAGACTGTAACAACACTTTTAGATGACAATGATGTATTGACAAATGTACCTACGGCAACAGGAGGGGGTTCCACAGATGCCTCCACCTTATAAGAAGGAAACAAGAACCTCCGTTTGACTCCAGCCACCACTGGAGGTTGAGTCAAGGATGAGAGTGATGTATAATACACAGACAAAATGCAACATATTTTAAAAGCATCCAACTGCTAATCCAGTCTACGTTATGTAGTAGCCACCTATATTATCAACAAGATAATCAGGGAAAGGTGCACCAGCCACATAATCAAACCCTTCAATAGAGGGAACAGTTTGATTTGGAGCAGGAGGCCCGTTAGTAACAACATCCTTTGAGTTGGCCTTTCCTCTGCCTTTAGCAGAGCGCTTGTTCTCCAAAGGAATATCAGCAGAGAGCCTTCCCATTTGCTTTTGCAAATCAGCAACTGATTCATTCATTACTTTCCCTTTTGGACTCTTCTTCCCATCAACAAGTTTCAGCTCCAATCTGTACAAGGCCCATGCATCATACTTGTTGATCTCATATTCATACAAATGCCATTCCAGATTTTTCATCGGCTGTGGATCCATATAGTAGGATCTCTTCAGCCCTCCATAATCATTTATCACTTGCTTCCTAGACTCATGCCAACCCCGCCCGTTATAATCTGGCAGTGACCTCTGCTTTCTGTTTCCACTTTCAAATGCTCTTCGAGGCTTATCAAAGAAAAGCCATTCCCTGATTGTTTCACCCTCAACAACTTCAAGGTCAAAGAGCTCTGCAGAAGCACAAGCAAACGAATCGATATCAGATTttacaagtaaaacaaaacaagaacAAACTGATCTGGTGCACGACATTCAGCAATCAGAAATACAGAACTGTCTTAGCACACTAACCTGGTGCATTCCAGGGGGACTTTGCAGTGGCAGCACCCCTACATTCTGGAACCCCAACATCTTTCCCGTGTGCTTTAGCACTTAGAGCTTGGAAAAGTAAACTATCCTTTAAGCCAACACCCATTGGTCGAACAACTGGAGGCCTTCCAAGATAGCCTTCATTAGGGGCAAGAGCAGCATGATAGTCACTGCAGTAGTCATGAGACTTCTGGCACCAATCTGACCCCATCGCAGGTCGAGGACAATCCCAAAGTGCACATTTAGGTCCCAGGAAAGCAGAGGGTGGAGGGCTAATCTGAATAGGAGACAAATTCTCCTCTAGACAGAGATTTAAAGCATCAAATCCAAACTGATCGAAATCTTGCTGCAGATCAAAAGAATGGTAATCTAATTGTGTTGCAACGCCTTGGTTGTTAATCCCTGCATTATTGACGGCTAAAGGCGTATTTTTGCATTCATCAACCAACTGGTAACCTTGTTCCTGCATCACCGGGGTTGCATTGAAACCCTGCAGAAAACACATCACTTAACTAATGAGGATTCATTGATAAAATTAATGGGTGAAACTGATTTGAgaaaaaagaattcaaaagaaAAGCTAGTTGAAAAAGGACGGTCAAGAAGTCTCCTCTACAAGAAGTGACATTATTGGAGAATGAGGCTAGAAAAAGAAAATGCCGGCAAACGGATTATCAAATTGAAGCAAGAAGTAAAACTTCAACAAGATGGTCAGTCATGACACAATACATTATGAGGACACAATTTGGAGGAAAGCATTTACGAGTCCACAATACCAAGCCAGCTATATCaaaaagaagattgaagatttaAAGCTGTCACTAGTCAACTACTATCTTGAGTCCTTTAAGCAAAAAGGAATTAGACACAACCAGCAAATGGTACGAATAAATTTATTCAACAAATGTAACAGAGAGAGAACTCAGCCTTTGTGAACTTTGCAAAGCACAACTGGTCCCAGCCAGGATTAAAGGAAAAAAACCTGATGGGTTCAAGGCCAACAGGAAAATAGTCTAGCTATGCTGATCCTTTGAATATAGCAGAATGGATACAAAGGATGTTAACTGGCCCTAACTAATTTGGTGCGAcagttgattgattgattgattaatGTGTAATGAGGGACTAAGGAAAACTGAATAACATTCACAGTGTCCAAATTTTGAGATACTTCCAAAAGCGCCTTCTGGGACCAGAACCCAAGAGATGAAAGACCAACTtaattggtttggtttggttatAACATTTGAAAACCCGACTTAATAGGTTTGGTTTCCTTATAGAGGAAAACCCATCCAAACCAAACCATGTACACTCTTGTCTGCAAGCTTCCAGGGGGCAATAGATCGAAGAAACTAAGGCAAAAGTGGAGAAAAACttatataacaaaaattagATTCAATTTACAAGGAAACTAACATGTTTCAGATAAACCAAATTAAGCACCTACTCTACAAGAATATACGATCAATAAATACAATGGAATTCCACACTATGGTCTACCAggacaagaaaaaaaagtatatcaCATATCAAGAGATCACTTTTCTGTTGATAAGGTAAATAATGTTACTTACATTGTAAAAGCTCCGCCGCATACAAAAGGTATACCAAAAGGCAGAGACTctacaaaataatatgattcTCTTCAAGTGACACCCAGTCGTCTATACAAATAGGAATTTAAGGGTGCACAAAAGAGCAATCAAAGACAAAAGGCTATTCCTCGAATGTACAACATCATTTCAATTTCATCTAACGCTCACCTATTTCTCTCTCCATACAACCCACATAAGACCTAGACGAGCACAACCTCCCACCCTATGGTATCATCCCTTGCTTCTAACTAACCAGCAGCATAACACATCTCTGAGTGTCTCGCATCAACCACTGCATCCCAAAATAATACAATACCATCCCTACACGGATCCAACGCATATAGCATCAGCTAGCATTAGCAATATTTCTCTTTCACATTCTCAGCTATCAAAATCGCAACAACCAATGATTTCAgctcacatttttttatttttaatctatttgCAACAAAAAGTCAACTATTAATTAAGCTGGGAAAATAAAAGATGGAGACTGGGTCAAATAAAACAAAGATGGAGAGTCTAGCAATACACGAACTACAATAAAATTGAAACTCCTAAGATGAATAACCAACCAACCGTATTCTAAAATGGATTCTGAGAAGGTTCATTCTGTTAAAAACAATAACGGTCAAGTGTCCATCGCATGAACAAGATAATCTCAAGGAAAATAATTACCTCCTGGAAACCAGTAACATCTTGTTTTTGAGAATCAGGCTCAGGCTTAGGAGCAGCTAATGCACTGGTAGCATCATCTTCCTCCTCACCATGCAGCAGCCTATAGAGGTCTGATGAGATACGGCTTCCTCCCTGCGCACCATGTATTAAGATAAATGCTACGACTTCATGTGCATTAAAACTATAATCAAAGGCTTGAACACAGAAATATACTTAAAACACTAGCTCCCATGATTGCAAACAATTACACCATAATGGAGACCGACACAATTACTCTTCAAGTGATTCAAATTTGCACGTGTAATATATCCAAAAATTTGTAAGCATTTGTTCAAGATACTTCAATCAAACATAACATTAAACATTACAAACACACTCAGATAAAAAAACATGCAGGTCGACATAgaaatatcaaaatttgatcACATTAATTTAAGACTGATGTGTACTGGCCAATATCACAACATGGACATTGTGGACAGTAAAGGAAACTACACCCACTTCACACACACACCTAAAGGGACATAAGGTTGGTTCTTGCCTGCAAAGAAGAGGCAGGGGAAGGCTCATTGAGCTCAGCTTTCCACTCACGAAGCATCTGGTGGACCTGCTCTTCAAGCACCCCAGCATCATGAGTTCGACTTTCTTTCCTTGCAGATTGCAGGTTCATGAACATACCCTGCAGATCATCAACGCGATTTTTCGCCTTGTCTTTGAAGAGCGCACCATTCTTCGAACCCTTCCCCATCTAATCAAACAGTAGAAACCCTTCAATTCTTCACCTGCAAAAAAGCCTAAACATTCTCAGTTTTAAAGTAATCATCGTTATATGTTCCATTCCATTCCACCATCAAGCACAACACATAAACCCAAGATAACCAACAAGATCACATTCAAGATTTCatgttagaaaaagaaattaaaacccACAAAAAATCCAACCTATGCACACAAAATCAAATACTAAACCCGAACCAAAATTCCCATACAATCAAAGTAACAACCACCAAAAGTTGCCCAAATTTCACCTCAAGAACCAAAACTTTCACAACACCCAAATCAGAAAAGACAACATCTTGCTCGATTCAACAAAAACCCAGTAAGTAAGGCGATCTTAACGGCGGTAGAAAACCCATTTACCTAACCCTAAATCTAAGAATCCAAAGAACAGTAATATCATCACAATCAACTAACAATTCTGAAGTGAATATACACATAAAGCaagatttaaaagaaaaaagaataaaacatggCAAAAAATAGACAATTACTCACAAATTAGtcaatcaaaaaattaaaaagccGAAATTGGTACAGTAAGCCAACCGGCAAGTAGAATAGGGTTCTTACCGGTAATCGACAGGTGGGTCGGAGGAGACGAGAGAGATTGCGGCCTCCGAACAGTGAAGAGAGAGAAAGtgtttttgggttttgatttctGTCTGTgaaattttctctatatataatATCGAAAAacttgtttatatatatttctatccAAACccttgagaaaaataaaataaaaatccacGTAGCAGTTGTTAATTACGATAAAAATTAAATCCAACTGAAATTAAATTATTGGTGTGTGGTCTGATTTGATAAAGTCatgatttaatattatattaaatagaAAATGTATTACGAATCAACTATATGTGTATAgaaatggattttttttttttgaaaaatcgaAGGAAACATCAGTATACATTGTACTTTCTTTTTTCGGCAAtgaatttatcacattttaatttttgtatagaaaaaattgaagataataggtgaatttttaaaaaaaaatattttcagttTTTTGCATGCTTATTTTATGGACATAAGATCTTAATTGCAATACTTTATGACTTTCTCATTGGTTTTCGATACACTTGTAATGTTTAACTCTAATTTTTCTTTAGTGTGCGTAGTCATGCATTTAACATATAGATTTCTTTGCATAATTGTCGgaataattaatattgttttatatataataatatgcaTCCTTATCTCAGATGTGGCTGCACTATTGCAAAGTATTAGATAATAATAGTCTCGATTTTGTTAGAAAGTGTTTTATTTATAAGATTTTtcgatttaaatttaaatttaatcgaacatcgaataaaaaataaaaaatatactgaCATACATGTGATAGCTAATATTTCTAGGTAAACTCTTAATAATGAATCTAGGTTTATATTTATTAGTGGAACCATCAAAATTATACTTccttctaaaaaataattatttacaaCTAATGAATTTAGTCTTTCGGGTAAACCAACAAatcttaaatattattttatagaatatAACTTGTTTTAGCTTTTATGATTTCTTTCCTAATAGGCGTACCGAGAGAAAAAATTGCATAAggaaatatataaaatcaatatCAATAAGACAAATGTAAAATCCATAatcttttattattcttttgcTCCTTAAATTctcattttcaaaatcattttgaaCAACAATGAGCATCCGA
This window of the Solanum pennellii chromosome 2, SPENNV200 genome carries:
- the LOC107011129 gene encoding transcription factor VOZ1-like, with the translated sequence MGKGSKNGALFKDKAKNRVDDLQGMFMNLQSARKESRTHDAGVLEEQVHQMLREWKAELNEPSPASSLQGGSRISSDLYRLLHGEEEDDATSALAAPKPEPDSQKQDVTGFQEGFNATPVMQEQGYQLVDECKNTPLAVNNAGINNQGVATQLDYHSFDLQQDFDQFGFDALNLCLEENLSPIQISPPPSAFLGPKCALWDCPRPAMGSDWCQKSHDYCSDYHAALAPNEGYLGRPPVVRPMGVGLKDSLLFQALSAKAHGKDVGVPECRGAATAKSPWNAPELFDLEVVEGETIREWLFFDKPRRAFESGNRKQRSLPDYNGRGWHESRKQVINDYGGLKRSYYMDPQPMKNLEWHLYEYEINKYDAWALYRLELKLVDGKKSPKGKVMNESVADLQKQMGRLSADIPLENKRSAKGRGKANSKDVVTNGPPAPNQTVPSIEGFDYVAGAPFPDYLVDNIGGYYIT